The following proteins are co-located in the Aquipuribacter sp. SD81 genome:
- a CDS encoding putative bifunctional diguanylate cyclase/phosphodiesterase, translating into MPSAVVAPARGRALVAALAVAWLVGLAVFVATTVLVGRDSRSEALDTWLYSALALGAAALAVLRVVLVRGERRLWSLNALALCVYTAGDVTYSFWVVGLDPEPYPSPADGLWLAYYVLAVAFLVALLRRHARDVSRSTAVDGVVVGLGAAAATAAVSFDTILAATEGGGPETVATLAYPVGALVLLGTAGAALAVLGWRVGRQWWALVLGGLLFAAADTVYAFLSATDGYTDGGPVDAMWLAALGLQAGAAWLRPRTARHAADRSLATLVVPLAFAGAALVLLVLEHFQRLSLLALVLAAGTVAAALLRITLTVEETRQLAVVRVQAVTDDLTGLPNRRRLDQSLRAATTREGRPVGLLMLDLDRFKDVNDALGHPVGDALLVEVSRRLQGATSGEELVARLGGDEFAVLLPGVRGEELLERARAVAALLGPPVDLGHISLHVSTSVGAAAYPDHAGDASHLMRAADVAMYRAKRRGTGVALYESSADTATPEHLRVIEEFRTGFAESGVRCVYRPVRDLRDGRVLRWLAEPRWTHPRLGDVPTRELLEMVERTGLVREHTTHVLHRALADLPLLPAPLTGRHGGGGRGDGAGGERVVVVRLSAVELLDARLPGTVVTALERSGTGPGSLLLECEESTLVAEPERCTRALLAVRRVGVRIGVTGHGTGPTSLPHLRSLPLSSLAVDGALVGAVQRDSAALAVLKAAVVLGHELGVEVVASGVPDERLLDELAALGVDAVDGPALGDPVEPAVVTTASPGGASIDGTQDGTLDGTLGGSPERSVDGSRSSREAQPQ; encoded by the coding sequence GAACGCGCTCGCCCTCTGCGTCTACACGGCCGGCGACGTGACGTACAGCTTCTGGGTGGTCGGGCTCGACCCTGAGCCGTACCCGTCGCCGGCCGACGGCCTCTGGCTCGCGTACTACGTGCTGGCGGTCGCCTTCCTCGTCGCCCTGCTGCGCCGCCACGCCCGCGACGTGAGCCGCAGCACGGCCGTCGACGGCGTCGTGGTCGGGCTCGGTGCGGCCGCGGCCACCGCGGCGGTGTCCTTCGACACGATCCTCGCGGCGACCGAGGGCGGCGGGCCGGAGACCGTGGCGACGCTCGCCTACCCGGTGGGGGCGCTCGTGCTGCTCGGGACCGCGGGCGCCGCGCTGGCGGTCCTGGGGTGGCGCGTCGGCCGGCAGTGGTGGGCGCTCGTGCTCGGCGGCCTGCTGTTCGCGGCCGCCGACACGGTCTACGCGTTCCTCAGCGCCACCGACGGCTACACCGACGGCGGTCCCGTGGACGCGATGTGGCTCGCGGCCCTCGGCCTGCAGGCGGGCGCGGCGTGGCTGCGGCCACGCACCGCCCGCCACGCCGCGGACCGCAGCCTCGCCACGCTCGTCGTCCCGCTCGCCTTCGCGGGCGCCGCGCTCGTCCTGCTCGTGCTCGAGCACTTCCAGCGCCTCAGCCTCCTCGCCCTCGTCCTCGCCGCGGGGACCGTCGCGGCGGCGCTGCTGCGCATCACGCTCACGGTCGAGGAGACGCGGCAGCTCGCGGTCGTGCGCGTGCAGGCCGTCACCGACGACCTCACCGGCCTGCCGAACCGCCGGCGCCTGGACCAGTCGCTGCGCGCGGCGACGACCCGCGAGGGCCGGCCGGTGGGGCTGCTCATGCTCGACCTCGACCGCTTCAAGGACGTCAACGACGCGCTCGGGCACCCCGTCGGCGACGCCCTGCTCGTCGAGGTGTCACGCCGCCTCCAGGGCGCGACCAGCGGCGAGGAGCTCGTGGCCCGGCTCGGCGGCGACGAGTTCGCCGTGCTGCTGCCCGGCGTCCGCGGCGAGGAGCTGCTGGAGCGCGCGCGGGCGGTGGCGGCGCTGCTCGGTCCGCCCGTGGACCTCGGCCACATCAGCCTGCACGTGAGCACGAGCGTCGGGGCCGCCGCGTACCCGGACCACGCCGGCGACGCCTCGCACCTCATGCGTGCCGCCGACGTCGCGATGTACCGCGCGAAGCGACGCGGCACCGGCGTCGCGCTGTACGAGTCCTCTGCGGACACCGCCACGCCGGAGCACCTGCGGGTCATCGAGGAGTTCCGCACCGGCTTCGCCGAGAGCGGCGTGCGCTGCGTGTACCGCCCGGTGCGGGACCTGCGGGACGGGCGCGTGCTGCGCTGGCTCGCGGAGCCGCGCTGGACCCACCCCCGCCTGGGTGACGTGCCGACGCGGGAGCTGCTGGAGATGGTCGAGCGCACGGGACTCGTGCGCGAGCACACCACCCACGTGCTGCACCGCGCGCTCGCGGACCTCCCCCTGCTGCCCGCACCGCTCACGGGACGCCACGGCGGCGGGGGACGGGGCGACGGGGCGGGCGGGGAACGGGTCGTCGTCGTCCGCCTGTCGGCGGTCGAGCTCCTCGACGCCCGCCTGCCCGGGACGGTCGTGACCGCCCTCGAACGCAGCGGCACGGGCCCGGGCTCGCTGCTGCTGGAGTGCGAGGAGAGCACGCTCGTGGCCGAGCCGGAACGGTGCACCCGGGCGCTGCTGGCAGTACGGCGCGTCGGCGTGCGGATCGGGGTGACGGGGCACGGCACGGGGCCGACGTCGCTGCCGCACCTGCGGAGCCTGCCGCTGAGCAGCCTGGCGGTCGACGGCGCGCTCGTGGGCGCGGTCCAGCGCGACAGCGCGGCGCTCGCGGTCCTCAAGGCGGCGGTCGTCCTCGGCCACGAGCTCGGCGTCGAGGTCGTCGCCTCCGGCGTGCCCGACGAGCGGCTGCTCGACGAGCTCGCGGCGCTCGGCGTCGACGCCGTCGACGGCCCCGCGCTCGGCGACCCGGTCGAGCCGGCGGTGGTCACGACCGCGTCGCCAGGCGGGGCGAGCATCGACGGCACGCAGGACGGGACGCTCGACGGCACGCTCGGCGGGTCGCCCGAGCGGTCTGTCGACGGCAGCCGGTCCAGCCGGGAGGCGCAGCCTCAGTAG